Proteins encoded in a region of the Geobacillus genomosp. 3 genome:
- the spoVT gene encoding stage V sporulation protein T — protein MKATGIVRRIDDLGRVVIPKEIRRTLRIREGDPLEIFVDRDGEVILKKYSPISELGDFAKEYAEALFDSLGQPVLICDRDVFIAVAGVSKKEYMNKSVSPLVEKAMEDRTSVLHTEEGEVELVDGMTEALKSYTIGPIVANGDPIGAVIILSREKMLGEVEHKAVETAASFLARQMEQ, from the coding sequence ATGAAAGCAACCGGTATTGTTCGTCGAATTGACGACTTGGGAAGGGTTGTGATTCCGAAGGAAATTCGGAGAACGTTACGCATTCGCGAGGGAGATCCGCTCGAAATATTTGTTGACCGCGATGGAGAAGTCATTTTGAAAAAATATTCGCCGATCAGTGAACTGGGTGACTTTGCTAAAGAGTATGCCGAGGCGCTGTTTGACAGCCTCGGGCAGCCGGTGCTCATTTGTGACCGCGACGTGTTTATCGCTGTCGCCGGCGTTTCGAAAAAAGAGTATATGAACAAAAGCGTCAGCCCGTTAGTGGAGAAAGCGATGGAAGATCGCACTTCCGTCCTCCATACGGAGGAGGGGGAGGTAGAGTTAGTGGACGGGATGACGGAAGCGTTAAAGTCGTATACGATCGGCCCGATTGTGGCTAACGGCGATCCGATCGGGGCTGTCATCATTTTATCGCGTGAGAAGATGCTCGGTGAAGTGGAACATAAAGCGGTCGAAACGGCGGCCAGCTTTTTAGCCCGACAAATGGAACAATAA
- a CDS encoding putative polysaccharide biosynthesis protein has protein sequence MGNVWKGAAVLTVAALLTKLLSALYRIPYQNMVGDVGFYIYQQVYPIYGIVAALSLAGYPVAISKLIAERLAEGDEAGAAAVGRAALLLLSALGVMLFAVLYIGAETVASWMGDRQLEPLLRLLSFSFLVFPLTAVVRGYFQGRYDMMPTAASQVGEQLVRVTAILGLSYWMMRRGADVYSCGIAAIAGTLVGMAAALFILLFYSAKRGRKKMGSRIPPASILHVGRHLLTAGTIVCLTNMVLTLIPLVDSFLFVQLLRETGIRMDEVKWVKGVYDRGQPLIQLGTVVGTSLSLALVPFISSARRDQGAAFTYGLLPLRFAAVIGVGASLGLICLIRPINTMLFENDHGSLVLAVLSASVFFTTIALTVSAMLQGIGKEWAAAVGVAVAVAGKIVLMHWLVPLFGVLGAALATTGAYAFMACFLYVCLRRECQMANAQKYMYPIVKAAIAMVVVLRLYMWLMDAPAGGRLWAAAEALGGVAVGAVVYIVCIVKGNVFSEQELSALPLANKFRLLSGSR, from the coding sequence ATGGGGAATGTATGGAAAGGAGCGGCTGTATTGACGGTCGCCGCTTTGCTTACGAAGCTGTTGAGTGCGTTGTATCGTATCCCGTATCAAAATATGGTTGGAGATGTCGGCTTTTATATTTACCAACAGGTGTATCCGATTTACGGCATTGTCGCAGCGCTGTCGCTAGCTGGCTACCCGGTCGCCATCTCGAAGCTCATCGCCGAGCGGCTGGCGGAAGGGGATGAGGCGGGAGCAGCCGCCGTCGGGCGCGCCGCACTGTTGTTGTTAAGCGCGCTCGGTGTTATGCTGTTTGCCGTTTTGTATATAGGGGCCGAAACGGTGGCGTCATGGATGGGTGACAGACAGCTTGAACCGCTGTTGCGGTTGCTTTCATTTTCCTTTTTAGTTTTTCCGTTGACGGCTGTCGTGCGCGGTTATTTCCAAGGACGGTATGATATGATGCCGACCGCAGCTTCCCAAGTTGGGGAGCAACTTGTGCGGGTGACAGCGATTTTAGGGCTGTCATATTGGATGATGCGGCGCGGCGCTGACGTTTATTCTTGCGGCATCGCGGCGATCGCCGGGACGCTTGTCGGCATGGCGGCGGCACTTTTTATTTTGCTCTTTTATTCGGCTAAGCGCGGACGAAAAAAAATGGGCAGCCGCATCCCCCCGGCTTCGATCTTGCATGTTGGCCGCCATTTATTGACGGCTGGAACGATCGTTTGTTTGACAAATATGGTATTGACGCTTATTCCGCTCGTTGACTCGTTTTTGTTTGTTCAGCTTCTTCGTGAAACCGGGATAAGGATGGATGAGGTAAAATGGGTGAAAGGGGTGTATGACCGCGGGCAGCCGCTCATCCAGCTTGGCACGGTTGTTGGCACATCGCTTTCGCTGGCGCTCGTCCCGTTTATCTCCAGCGCCCGACGCGACCAAGGCGCTGCTTTTACGTACGGTCTATTGCCGCTTCGGTTTGCTGCCGTCATCGGTGTTGGCGCTTCCTTAGGGCTCATTTGTCTGATCCGGCCGATCAATACGATGTTGTTTGAAAATGACCATGGCTCACTTGTTCTTGCTGTTTTGTCCGCTTCCGTCTTCTTTACAACGATCGCGCTGACGGTGTCCGCCATGTTACAAGGAATAGGGAAAGAGTGGGCGGCCGCTGTCGGTGTGGCGGTGGCGGTGGCGGGAAAAATCGTCCTCATGCATTGGCTTGTGCCGCTGTTTGGCGTCCTTGGCGCGGCTTTAGCGACAACCGGGGCTTACGCATTTATGGCTTGCTTTTTATACGTGTGTCTGCGGCGCGAGTGTCAAATGGCCAACGCCCAAAAGTACATGTATCCGATCGTTAAGGCTGCTATCGCGATGGTTGTCGTGCTGCGATTGTATATGTGGCTTATGGACGCTCCCGCCGGCGGACGCTTATGGGCGGCTGCTGAGGCACTGGGCGGCGTCGCCGTCGGTGCTGTCGTCTATATTGTGTGCATTGTCAAAGGGAATGTTTTTTCTGAGCAGGAGTTGTCCGCTCTCCCGTTGGCCAATAAATTT